One segment of Mycolicibacterium sp. YH-1 DNA contains the following:
- a CDS encoding ABC transporter ATP-binding protein, protein MTEIGLGRADTASAQRAQHQHAETRAPAITFDRVGVTYGRGKKATSALIDFDLRVAAGETVALLGPSGSGKSTALNALAGFVRPTSGSVRLSGRDVTNLPPASRGIGVVLQSYALFPHMRVADNVAFGLKAHRVRRAEVAVRVAEALDMVGMSSYGKRLPRELSGGQQQRVAIARALAIRPRVLLLDEPLAALDAQLRQSMLAELQRLKEALPDTAMLYVTHDQSEALALADRIVVMNNARLMDVDTAENLWKRPPTSFTAAFLGGANLIPCTVGRVIGTSALVTFAHKTVNAVAPQPAVGRFDWAPESKALLCIRPHAIRVVSLGDRDALRATVNAAVWRGATTRLVLSVSGLADQLIDVDVPGNVGPGTQFELGSEVGVRFPEPAGVLVQAAS, encoded by the coding sequence ATGACCGAGATCGGGCTTGGCCGGGCCGATACGGCGAGCGCGCAGCGCGCGCAGCACCAGCACGCCGAAACGCGGGCCCCGGCAATAACGTTCGATCGCGTCGGGGTGACCTATGGCCGGGGCAAGAAGGCGACCAGTGCGTTGATCGACTTCGACCTGCGCGTCGCGGCCGGTGAGACGGTCGCGCTGTTGGGGCCAAGCGGGTCAGGTAAGTCGACCGCACTCAACGCGCTCGCCGGCTTCGTGCGCCCGACATCCGGTTCGGTCCGACTGTCCGGGCGTGACGTCACCAACCTGCCACCGGCCAGCCGCGGCATCGGCGTGGTGCTGCAGTCCTACGCGTTGTTCCCGCACATGCGGGTGGCCGATAACGTCGCGTTCGGGTTGAAAGCCCACCGCGTGCGCCGCGCGGAGGTGGCGGTGCGCGTCGCCGAGGCGCTGGACATGGTCGGCATGAGTTCCTACGGAAAACGGCTTCCGCGTGAGCTTTCCGGCGGTCAGCAACAGCGGGTCGCGATCGCCCGCGCGTTGGCGATCCGGCCCAGGGTGCTGCTTCTCGACGAACCGCTGGCGGCCCTCGACGCCCAGCTGCGGCAGTCGATGCTCGCCGAGCTGCAGCGGCTCAAGGAGGCGCTGCCCGACACGGCGATGCTGTACGTCACGCACGACCAGAGCGAGGCGCTCGCGTTGGCCGACCGGATCGTCGTGATGAACAACGCGCGTTTGATGGACGTCGACACCGCGGAGAACCTGTGGAAGCGGCCGCCAACGAGTTTCACGGCCGCCTTCCTCGGCGGTGCCAACCTGATTCCGTGCACGGTCGGCCGCGTCATCGGCACCTCGGCGCTGGTGACGTTCGCACACAAGACCGTCAACGCCGTGGCCCCCCAGCCCGCGGTCGGCCGCTTCGACTGGGCGCCGGAGTCCAAGGCACTCTTGTGTATTCGTCCGCATGCGATCAGGGTCGTGTCGCTCGGCGACCGCGACGCACTGCGGGCGACGGTCAATGCCGCGGTCTGGCGCGGCGCGACCACCCGTCTGGTGTTGTCGGTGAGCGGTCTCGCTGATCAGCTGATCGACGTCGACGTACCCGGCAACGTCGGCCCGGGCACCCAATTCGAACTCGGCAGTGAGGTCGGAGTGCGGTTCCCCGAGCCCGCAGGCGTCCTGGTGCAGGCCGCGTCATGA
- a CDS encoding 2-aminoethylphosphonate ABC transporter substrate-binding protein, whose product MIKLSKALAAVSVVALALTACGGTGSSGSGDGETLTVYSADGLATWYDSQFKKFTSTTGINVNIVEAGSGEVVSRVEKEQSNPQADLLVTLPPFIQRANESGLLQASGVDTKGIAADQIGPDGNYVPIVDNALSFIANPSANPQPATWDDLLKPEFKGKLQYSTPGQAGDGTAVLVLLQQLMGRPAALDYLGRLQTNNVGPSSSTGKLQPKVSNGELLVANGDVQMNLGSIKDDGSTFNIFIPATADGKRTTISLPYVAGVTKGAPHADGAKKLLAFLVSEDVQKTVAPEALGIPVLESLLAESQKDAGPNTPAAVIKDVDVWVPDWNAVLADLDADLAAYQKATGS is encoded by the coding sequence ATGATCAAGCTCAGCAAGGCTCTGGCCGCGGTCTCGGTCGTCGCCCTCGCACTGACCGCCTGTGGCGGCACGGGGTCGTCGGGTTCGGGCGACGGCGAGACCCTCACCGTCTACAGCGCCGACGGCCTGGCCACCTGGTATGACTCGCAGTTCAAGAAGTTCACTTCAACTACCGGCATCAACGTCAACATCGTTGAGGCCGGCTCCGGCGAGGTGGTGTCGCGCGTCGAGAAGGAGCAGTCCAACCCCCAGGCCGACCTGCTTGTCACTCTGCCGCCCTTCATTCAGAGGGCCAACGAATCCGGGCTTCTGCAGGCCAGCGGTGTCGACACCAAGGGGATTGCGGCCGACCAGATCGGCCCGGACGGCAACTACGTCCCGATCGTCGACAACGCGCTGAGCTTCATCGCCAACCCAAGCGCCAACCCGCAGCCCGCCACATGGGACGACCTGCTCAAGCCGGAGTTCAAGGGCAAGCTGCAGTACTCGACGCCCGGACAGGCCGGCGACGGCACGGCCGTGCTGGTCCTGCTGCAGCAGCTCATGGGAAGGCCTGCCGCACTGGACTATCTGGGTCGGCTGCAGACCAACAACGTCGGACCGTCCTCATCCACCGGCAAGCTGCAACCCAAGGTGAGCAACGGTGAGCTTCTGGTCGCCAACGGCGACGTGCAGATGAACCTGGGATCCATCAAGGACGACGGCTCCACGTTCAACATCTTCATCCCGGCCACGGCCGACGGTAAGCGAACCACGATCTCGCTGCCCTATGTGGCAGGGGTGACCAAGGGCGCACCGCATGCCGACGGGGCCAAGAAGCTGTTGGCCTTCCTGGTGTCGGAGGACGTGCAGAAGACCGTTGCCCCAGAGGCGCTCGGCATCCCGGTGCTCGAGTCGCTCCTGGCGGAGTCGCAGAAGGACGCCGGACCGAACACCCCGGCAGCGGTCATCAAGGATGTCGATGTCTGGGTGCCGGACTGGAACGCCGTGTTGGCCGACCTCGACGCCGACCTCGCCGCCTACCAGAAGGCCACCGGTAGCTGA
- a CDS encoding phosphonatase-like hydrolase, with protein sequence MHPDIHDIQLAVIDMAGTTVADDGLVVASFEAAATAVGLPETGPERDRARQYVIDTMGQSKITVFRALFGAEDLAQRANAAFEDAYEAAIDNGNARAIDGAAEAITRLRDAGIKVALTTGFSGTTQEKLLAALGWQSLADIVLAPGDGVRGRPYPDLILTALIRLQADAVTRVAALGDTSSDVDSALRAGCAVAAGTLTGAHTEPQLRAAGATHVVGSVTDFADLLLANR encoded by the coding sequence ATGCACCCAGACATTCACGATATTCAACTGGCCGTTATCGATATGGCAGGCACCACCGTCGCCGACGACGGCCTGGTGGTGGCCTCCTTCGAGGCGGCAGCGACGGCGGTGGGCCTGCCCGAGACCGGGCCCGAACGTGACCGTGCGCGGCAGTACGTCATCGACACCATGGGCCAGTCGAAGATCACGGTCTTCCGTGCACTGTTCGGCGCCGAGGATCTCGCTCAGCGCGCCAACGCGGCCTTCGAGGACGCGTATGAGGCCGCTATCGACAATGGCAACGCGAGGGCCATCGACGGTGCGGCCGAGGCGATCACACGGCTGCGCGATGCCGGAATCAAGGTGGCGCTCACCACCGGATTCAGTGGGACGACTCAGGAGAAGCTGCTCGCCGCGCTGGGCTGGCAGTCGCTGGCCGACATCGTGCTGGCACCCGGTGACGGGGTGCGTGGCAGGCCATACCCGGATCTGATCCTGACCGCGCTGATCCGCCTACAGGCCGATGCGGTCACGCGTGTCGCCGCGCTCGGCGACACCAGCAGCGACGTCGACAGTGCACTACGCGCCGGCTGCGCCGTCGCCGCAGGCACTCTCACCGGTGCCCACACCGAGCCCCAACTGCGCGCCGCGGGCGCCACCCACGTCGTCGGGTCCGTCACCGACTTCGCCGATCTCCTCCTCGCCAACCGCTGA
- a CDS encoding TIGR03364 family FAD-dependent oxidoreductase — MRVTIIGGGILGTAHALEAVQRGHHVTHLEREAEARGATVRNFGLVWVSGRAEGELDATLRSRELWERIGADVPGVGFRPAGSLTLLRTPREVAVAEEAAARSDAPRRGFELLEPERVRQLNPALRGKFLAGLHCSRDAAVESRQALPAIRAHLAATGRYDFRPGTEARTVDGRSVTDDRGQRHDGDLVLVCPGAAHGGLTRELAGDLPVRRVRLQMMQTESLGEPLTTAIADGDSLRYYPGFAGTALDALRDNEPQDPVASAQRMQLLCVQRLHGGLTIGDTHEYEEPFAFDVAEPPYAYLVALVEEFLGRPLPAVRHRWAGVYSQCIDPDQLVCRTESSDGVWVITGPGGRGMTLGPAIAEQTADLINL, encoded by the coding sequence ATGCGAGTGACAATCATCGGCGGCGGAATCCTCGGAACCGCCCATGCGCTGGAAGCCGTGCAGCGCGGTCACCACGTCACCCACCTCGAACGCGAGGCCGAGGCGCGCGGTGCGACCGTGCGCAACTTCGGCCTGGTGTGGGTCTCGGGCCGCGCGGAGGGCGAACTCGACGCGACACTGCGTTCGCGTGAGCTGTGGGAGCGAATCGGCGCCGACGTCCCCGGCGTCGGGTTCCGGCCCGCCGGGTCACTGACCCTGCTGCGCACCCCGCGCGAGGTCGCGGTCGCGGAGGAGGCCGCGGCCCGGTCCGACGCGCCCCGACGCGGATTCGAACTCCTCGAACCGGAGCGCGTGCGCCAGCTCAACCCGGCCCTGCGCGGGAAGTTCCTTGCCGGCCTGCACTGTTCACGCGACGCCGCCGTGGAGTCCCGGCAGGCGCTGCCCGCGATCCGCGCCCACCTCGCGGCGACCGGCAGGTACGACTTCCGGCCGGGAACCGAGGCGCGGACGGTCGACGGCCGATCGGTCACGGACGACCGGGGACAGCGGCACGACGGCGATCTGGTCCTGGTGTGCCCGGGTGCGGCCCATGGCGGCCTGACCCGGGAGTTGGCCGGTGACCTCCCGGTGCGCCGCGTCCGCCTGCAGATGATGCAGACCGAATCTCTCGGCGAGCCGCTGACCACCGCGATCGCCGACGGTGACAGCCTGCGCTACTACCCCGGGTTCGCGGGAACCGCACTTGATGCGCTGCGGGACAACGAACCTCAGGATCCCGTGGCAAGTGCGCAACGCATGCAGCTGCTGTGTGTGCAACGCCTGCACGGCGGGCTCACCATCGGTGACACCCACGAGTACGAGGAGCCGTTCGCGTTCGACGTGGCCGAGCCGCCGTACGCCTACCTCGTCGCGCTCGTCGAGGAGTTCCTCGGCCGCCCGCTGCCCGCCGTCCGGCACCGCTGGGCCGGTGTCTACAGCCAGTGCATCGACCCGGACCAGCTGGTGTGCCGCACCGAGTCCTCCGACGGCGTCTGGGTGATCACCGGGCCCGGCGGCCGGGGCATGACGCTGGGGCCGGCCATCGCCGAGCAGACCGCCGACCTGATCAACCTATGA
- a CDS encoding HD family phosphohydrolase, giving the protein MTVINETATLLASLRGVWDEEAVDELDHALQSAARAIADGADDELVLAAALHDLAHSPLFDASAATRHDTTAREWLTPRFGTRVGWLAGAHVAAKRYLVATDATYGTTLTATSVASLHAQGGADIDTALLENPWWPDALRLRRYDDAAKIPGARGATIGDVLTIADRVMRQRESRQGER; this is encoded by the coding sequence ATGACGGTGATCAACGAAACCGCCACTCTCCTAGCGTCATTGCGCGGCGTCTGGGATGAGGAGGCAGTCGATGAACTCGACCATGCGCTTCAGTCCGCGGCCCGCGCCATAGCGGACGGCGCCGACGACGAACTCGTCCTGGCCGCCGCGCTGCACGACCTGGCACACAGTCCGCTGTTCGACGCGTCGGCGGCCACCAGGCACGACACGACCGCCCGGGAGTGGCTGACCCCGCGGTTCGGGACACGCGTCGGGTGGCTGGCCGGTGCGCACGTCGCCGCCAAGCGCTACCTGGTCGCCACCGATGCCACCTACGGCACAACGCTCACCGCGACGTCGGTGGCATCGCTTCACGCACAGGGCGGGGCCGACATCGACACCGCGCTGCTGGAGAACCCCTGGTGGCCCGACGCGCTGCGGCTGCGGCGCTACGACGATGCCGCAAAGATCCCCGGGGCGCGTGGTGCGACAATCGGCGACGTGCTGACGATCGCGGACCGCGTTATGCGGCAACGTGAATCGAGACAGGGGGAACGATGA
- a CDS encoding GntR family transcriptional regulator — MSKPHAIRNALDDVLDGLVAGDSFPPERELALRFGVARETVRQALHELLVAGRIERRGRGTVVSAPKLVQPLSLRSYTEGALQMGRQPSRILVTWEDITPTAELAEALEVREGDPVMHLERVLLADEQRIGLESTYLPRHRFGDFTETFDPGTSLYAAIRATGVEFASAVERIETVLATPREAALLESTTAMPMLRLHRRSLDTEDRPIEVVRSLYRGDRVAFEAMLRDRD, encoded by the coding sequence ATGAGCAAGCCACACGCCATTCGGAATGCGCTCGACGACGTGCTCGACGGCCTGGTCGCAGGCGATTCATTTCCACCCGAGCGCGAACTCGCGTTGCGCTTCGGCGTCGCGCGCGAGACCGTCCGACAGGCCCTGCACGAGCTACTGGTCGCGGGGCGGATCGAGCGGCGCGGCCGCGGCACCGTGGTCTCGGCTCCGAAACTGGTGCAACCACTTTCACTGAGGTCCTACACCGAGGGCGCCCTGCAGATGGGCCGACAACCCAGCCGTATCCTCGTCACCTGGGAGGACATCACGCCCACCGCGGAACTCGCGGAGGCACTGGAGGTACGCGAGGGCGATCCCGTGATGCACCTCGAGCGCGTGCTGCTGGCAGACGAACAGCGCATCGGGCTGGAGAGCACATATCTGCCGCGGCACCGGTTCGGCGACTTCACCGAGACCTTCGACCCCGGCACATCGCTGTACGCCGCCATCCGGGCAACCGGTGTCGAGTTCGCCTCCGCGGTCGAGCGCATCGAGACGGTGCTGGCGACGCCGCGCGAGGCCGCGCTGCTGGAGTCGACGACGGCTATGCCGATGCTGCGCCTGCATCGCCGTTCACTGGACACCGAGGATCGGCCCATCGAGGTGGTGCGCTCGCTCTACCGCGGCGACCGGGTGGCGTTCGAGGCGATGCTGCGCGACCGGGACTAG
- a CDS encoding HNH endonuclease signature motif containing protein: protein MFDQLMARAVSARGGAAVESWARVEAAACARRFAAMVAILDARYRAEGSAEREQWYLDNWGAVCAEIAAAQQITPGSASHQLLIATALRDRLPKVAAVFADGLVSHRLVSAIVWRTALIKDPDALVSVDSDLADAITDWPPMSEHKTIAEIDVLVDRHDPHAVRRAQNRARGRSVNVGLDDAGGLATLWGELFAPDAKALDNRLGALAATVCAGDPRTIDQRRADALGALATGADRLTCMCGDRDVCDATAPARAGGSAVVYVITHDDTLTEQSEAAARHDAALDGQQPRLFDKPVRELTLAEALRDDDPGEPAATAPGVMLGGPTLAGPIIRRLALTARIKRVIHPGAAPPEPGYTPSQKLADFVRCRDLTCRFPGCAHPADRCDLDHTIAHPAGPTCASNLKCLCRFHHLLKTFWSGDGGWHDRQHVDGTVTWTAPSGQIHTTRPGSQLLFPSLCAPTAPVTATAAARGTVANTGLTMPRRQSTRAEDRRRRIAQERQLNEDQALLAMVDSSPPF, encoded by the coding sequence ATGTTCGATCAACTGATGGCACGGGCGGTCTCCGCCAGGGGCGGCGCCGCGGTCGAGTCCTGGGCCCGGGTGGAGGCGGCGGCCTGCGCCCGGCGGTTCGCTGCGATGGTCGCCATTCTGGATGCGCGCTATCGCGCTGAGGGGTCCGCAGAGCGCGAGCAGTGGTACCTGGACAACTGGGGTGCGGTGTGCGCCGAGATCGCTGCGGCACAACAGATCACCCCCGGGTCGGCCTCCCATCAGCTGCTGATCGCCACGGCGCTGCGCGACCGCCTGCCGAAGGTCGCCGCGGTGTTCGCCGACGGACTGGTGTCGCACCGGCTGGTGTCGGCCATCGTGTGGCGCACCGCGCTGATCAAGGACCCCGACGCCCTAGTCTCCGTCGACTCGGACCTGGCCGATGCGATCACCGACTGGCCGCCGATGTCAGAGCACAAGACGATCGCGGAGATCGACGTGCTCGTCGACCGCCACGACCCCCACGCGGTGCGGCGCGCCCAGAACCGGGCGCGCGGTCGGTCGGTGAACGTCGGTCTCGACGACGCCGGTGGGCTCGCCACACTGTGGGGCGAGCTGTTCGCCCCCGATGCCAAGGCCCTCGACAACCGGCTCGGCGCGCTGGCCGCCACTGTGTGCGCCGGTGATCCCCGCACGATCGATCAACGTCGCGCTGACGCCCTCGGTGCACTGGCCACCGGCGCAGATCGGCTGACCTGCATGTGCGGCGATCGCGATGTCTGTGACGCCACTGCCCCGGCCCGGGCCGGCGGTTCCGCCGTGGTCTACGTCATCACTCACGACGACACGCTCACCGAGCAGAGCGAGGCGGCGGCGCGCCACGACGCCGCCCTCGACGGACAGCAGCCTCGACTCTTCGACAAGCCGGTGCGTGAGCTCACCCTGGCCGAGGCCCTGCGCGACGACGACCCCGGCGAACCCGCGGCCACCGCACCCGGGGTGATGCTCGGCGGGCCCACCCTGGCCGGCCCGATAATCCGCCGACTGGCCCTGACCGCGAGAATCAAACGCGTCATTCACCCGGGGGCGGCACCGCCCGAACCCGGCTACACCCCATCGCAGAAGCTGGCCGACTTCGTCCGCTGCCGCGACCTGACCTGTCGCTTCCCCGGCTGTGCCCACCCCGCGGACCGCTGCGACCTCGACCACACCATCGCCCACCCGGCCGGTCCGACGTGTGCGTCAAACCTGAAGTGCCTGTGCCGTTTCCACCATCTCCTCAAGACGTTCTGGAGTGGGGACGGTGGCTGGCACGACCGGCAACACGTTGACGGCACCGTCACCTGGACCGCACCGAGCGGACAGATCCACACCACGAGACCCGGCAGCCAACTGCTGTTCCCATCGCTGTGCGCGCCCACGGCTCCGGTGACCGCCACCGCCGCCGCGCGGGGCACGGTCGCCAACACCGGTCTGACCATGCCCCGTCGCCAGAGCACTCGCGCCGAGGACCGCAGGCGACGCATCGCGCAGGAGCGCCAACTCAACGAGGACCAGGCTCTGCTGGCGATGGTCGACTCCAGCCCGCCGTTCTGA
- a CDS encoding alpha/beta hydrolase, with protein MNAFHPELRRAARLIPRTIITPHSLPVLRGLARLPGRKHRPDVEVLTLASGAGVRLHRPPGVTAPGPGLVWIHGGGYVIGSASQDDVLCRRFARELGVTVASVEYRLAPEHPYPAPLEDCYSALAWLSGLPAIDSTRVAIGGASAGGGLAAALALLARDRGEIDVAAQLLVYPMLDDRSATAAGLDNPHHRLWTQSANRYGWSCYLGDADPEVAVPARRNDLRGLPTAWIGVGTLDLFHDEDLAYADRLHEAGVGCDVEVIDGAFHGFDGLAPKALVTRDFVAAQVEFLRRTLAERAPADA; from the coding sequence GTGAACGCCTTTCACCCCGAACTGCGGCGCGCCGCTCGTTTGATCCCACGCACGATCATCACGCCGCACTCGCTGCCGGTACTGCGCGGCCTGGCACGGCTCCCCGGTCGCAAGCATCGTCCCGACGTCGAGGTGCTGACGCTCGCGTCCGGGGCCGGTGTTCGACTGCACCGACCGCCCGGTGTCACCGCGCCGGGTCCGGGGCTGGTGTGGATACACGGCGGCGGCTACGTCATCGGCAGCGCAAGCCAGGACGACGTCCTCTGCCGCCGGTTCGCGCGCGAACTCGGCGTCACCGTCGCGTCGGTCGAGTATCGCCTGGCCCCCGAGCACCCGTACCCCGCGCCGCTGGAGGACTGCTACTCGGCGCTGGCCTGGCTGTCCGGGCTTCCAGCCATCGACTCCACGCGTGTGGCGATCGGCGGTGCGAGCGCGGGCGGCGGGCTCGCGGCCGCGCTGGCACTGCTGGCCCGTGACCGCGGTGAGATCGACGTCGCGGCACAGCTTCTGGTGTACCCGATGCTCGATGACCGCTCGGCCACCGCCGCCGGCCTCGACAATCCGCACCACCGGCTGTGGACACAGTCGGCGAACAGGTACGGCTGGAGCTGCTACCTCGGCGATGCCGATCCGGAGGTCGCCGTCCCGGCGCGCCGCAACGACCTCCGCGGACTGCCGACGGCATGGATCGGCGTCGGCACGCTGGATCTGTTCCACGACGAGGACCTCGCGTACGCCGACCGCCTCCACGAAGCGGGGGTCGGTTGCGACGTCGAGGTGATCGACGGCGCGTTCCACGGCTTCGACGGGCTGGCGCCGAAGGCGTTGGTAACGCGGGACTTCGTCGCCGCGCAGGTCGAGTTCCTCCGGCGGACGCTCGCCGAGAGGGCGCCGGCGGACGCCTGA
- a CDS encoding amidohydrolase family protein, which yields MLIQRAKLLGGSTVDIRLHQQIVEVAPQLTPTTGEPILDAAHRTVIPGLHDHHVHLHSAAAALSSVRVGPREVAGHDDLAAVLAGATPGEDGWIRAIGYHEAVAGPLDRTALDGVSPATPVRVQHRSGVLWTLNTAGLVRVGLADHPDGRLRSADSSWSSALQRRETGLAELSRRLASLGVTGVTDATPNLTIDDVVKFAEAHQHGELLQRVHCLAPGKRILHDDALDLDDLEAWIGARHGAGGPVAVHCVTAAQLVVTIAALRSVGTMPGDRIEHAAVVPEDCLTDLAELGVTVVTQPNFVCERGDQYLADVDVDEHPQLWRLASLQAANVGVALSTDMPFGDADPWAAMRAAVHRRTASGTVLGSGEAVAARTALELFFGSAEQPTRQRTIAPGQPADLCLIAADEPDLLAALEAGQIAATIVDGKVAYEAGR from the coding sequence ATGCTGATTCAGCGTGCCAAGCTCCTCGGTGGGAGCACGGTCGACATCCGGCTGCATCAGCAGATCGTCGAGGTGGCACCGCAACTCACCCCGACGACGGGGGAGCCGATACTCGACGCCGCGCACCGGACGGTCATCCCGGGCCTGCACGACCACCACGTGCACCTGCATTCAGCCGCGGCTGCGTTGTCGTCGGTGCGGGTGGGCCCGAGGGAGGTGGCGGGCCATGACGATCTCGCCGCGGTGCTCGCGGGTGCCACGCCCGGGGAGGACGGCTGGATCAGGGCCATCGGCTATCACGAGGCCGTCGCCGGGCCGCTGGACCGGACCGCTCTCGACGGGGTGTCACCCGCGACGCCGGTGCGCGTGCAACACCGCAGCGGAGTGTTGTGGACCCTGAACACCGCCGGGCTCGTCCGGGTGGGACTTGCCGATCACCCCGACGGCAGGCTCAGGAGCGCCGACTCGAGCTGGTCGAGTGCACTGCAACGCCGCGAGACGGGGCTGGCAGAGCTGAGTCGACGACTCGCATCCCTGGGTGTCACCGGAGTCACCGACGCCACACCGAATCTCACGATCGACGACGTGGTGAAGTTCGCCGAGGCCCACCAGCACGGCGAGCTGTTGCAACGGGTGCACTGTCTGGCGCCGGGCAAGCGCATCCTGCACGACGACGCGCTGGACCTGGACGATCTCGAGGCGTGGATCGGTGCGCGCCATGGCGCCGGGGGGCCGGTCGCCGTGCACTGCGTCACGGCGGCCCAGCTGGTGGTCACCATCGCGGCCCTGCGTTCGGTGGGAACGATGCCGGGTGACCGCATCGAACACGCGGCCGTCGTCCCCGAGGACTGCCTGACCGACCTCGCCGAACTCGGCGTGACGGTGGTGACGCAGCCGAACTTCGTCTGCGAGAGGGGCGATCAGTACCTGGCCGACGTCGACGTCGACGAGCACCCACAGCTGTGGCGGTTGGCCTCGCTGCAGGCCGCCAACGTCGGTGTCGCGTTGTCGACCGACATGCCGTTCGGCGATGCCGACCCGTGGGCGGCGATGCGGGCTGCGGTGCACCGCAGAACGGCGTCGGGCACGGTCCTCGGATCGGGTGAGGCGGTTGCGGCGCGCACGGCGCTGGAACTGTTCTTCGGGTCGGCCGAGCAGCCGACGCGGCAGCGCACCATCGCGCCCGGCCAGCCGGCCGATCTGTGCCTCATCGCGGCAGACGAGCCTGACCTCCTCGCCGCACTGGAGGCGGGCCAGATCGCGGCGACGATCGTGGATGGCAAGGTGGCTTACGAGGCAGGGCGCTAG
- a CDS encoding CoA transferase, with protein MDAQARDWGASGLAYLTGPPDGPPDFSRAGVLAHARSIAAQFSAGTGVEVDAATLLAGRAALLGLTRAGQVSAGGATRLLRAGGGWCAITLSRPDDVDAVPAVVEADAAPDDPWRALESWAADRSAVEVVERARLLDLPAAILGEAIPADPLVRRVGRLTAPRTPDGLLVVDMSSMWAGPSCAMLLGQAGATVVKVESRGRPDGTRSGSRAFFDWMNGGKLCYAADFTDTTRLRELLEVADIVIEASRPAGLARRRMGPDDIAARDGRVWLSITGYGTDGADANRVAFGDDAAVAGGLVAGSARDPVFCADAVGDPLTGLDAAVAVVKSLRRGGGEVIQLAMAAVSARYAALPTLAGEWSVPVGLPAVPYPSPPASHLGADNSQVDRMIDERRLTPC; from the coding sequence ATGGACGCACAGGCCAGGGACTGGGGGGCCAGCGGGCTCGCCTACCTCACGGGCCCGCCCGACGGACCGCCGGACTTCAGCCGCGCCGGCGTCCTCGCGCACGCCAGATCCATTGCAGCTCAATTCAGCGCCGGGACCGGGGTCGAGGTCGACGCCGCGACGCTACTGGCCGGGCGCGCAGCGCTGCTGGGTCTGACCCGCGCCGGTCAGGTATCCGCGGGCGGTGCGACACGGCTGCTGCGCGCGGGCGGCGGGTGGTGCGCGATAACGCTGTCTCGGCCAGATGACGTGGACGCCGTGCCTGCGGTGGTGGAGGCGGACGCGGCGCCCGATGATCCCTGGCGAGCACTCGAGTCGTGGGCCGCCGACAGGTCGGCGGTCGAGGTGGTGGAGCGTGCCCGACTGCTGGATCTTCCCGCCGCGATCCTCGGTGAGGCGATCCCGGCCGATCCGCTCGTGCGCCGGGTCGGACGGCTGACGGCGCCCCGCACCCCTGACGGGCTGCTCGTCGTCGACATGTCCTCGATGTGGGCCGGGCCATCCTGCGCGATGCTGCTCGGCCAGGCGGGCGCCACGGTGGTGAAGGTCGAGAGCCGGGGTCGGCCGGATGGCACCCGATCCGGTTCGCGCGCCTTCTTCGACTGGATGAATGGCGGAAAGCTCTGTTATGCCGCCGATTTCACCGACACGACGCGATTGCGCGAGTTGCTCGAGGTGGCTGACATCGTCATCGAGGCGTCTCGGCCGGCGGGGCTTGCGCGCCGGCGCATGGGGCCCGATGACATCGCCGCGCGCGACGGCAGGGTGTGGCTGTCGATCACGGGGTATGGCACCGACGGCGCTGATGCGAACCGGGTCGCCTTCGGCGATGACGCCGCCGTGGCAGGCGGACTGGTCGCAGGCAGTGCGCGTGATCCGGTGTTCTGCGCCGACGCCGTCGGTGATCCGCTGACCGGCCTGGACGCCGCAGTGGCCGTGGTCAAATCCCTGCGCCGAGGCGGCGGCGAGGTCATCCAGCTCGCCATGGCGGCCGTCTCCGCGCGCTACGCTGCGCTACCGACGCTGGCGGGCGAGTGGTCGGTGCCCGTCGGCCTGCCCGCAGTGCCATATCCCTCGCCACCCGCCTCCCACCTCGGCGCGGACAACTCGCAGGTGGACCGAATGATCGACGAAAGAAGGCTCACTCCATGCTGA